The following are encoded together in the Paraburkholderia sp. BL10I2N1 genome:
- a CDS encoding transporter substrate-binding domain-containing protein codes for MSILAGWKCRLMVLTLCAASIGSAWADDQLAKVKKAGELVVGTEMQFAPFDFLENGQQAGFNKDLFAEVGKELGVKVRFIDLPWPSVLPGLEAGKFDMVGGPLTVTKARMERYTYTLPVADATDALLKRANDTSVKQSSDIAGKTVGAGKGSAQLDQLKAYAATLPKPPEIREYVDNNQAYADLAAGRIAAVANSMTNIAYVAKQRPEAFAVVTPPFGAKVYFAYALRKDADSKPLADAFNAALVKMHDDGRLAALQKKWFGVAMDAPTTMPTPNY; via the coding sequence ATGAGCATCCTTGCAGGCTGGAAGTGTCGTCTGATGGTGTTGACGTTGTGTGCCGCGAGCATCGGCAGCGCCTGGGCGGACGATCAACTCGCGAAAGTGAAAAAGGCCGGCGAACTCGTCGTCGGCACGGAGATGCAGTTCGCGCCGTTCGATTTTCTCGAGAACGGCCAGCAGGCGGGCTTCAACAAGGATCTCTTCGCCGAGGTCGGCAAGGAACTCGGCGTGAAGGTGCGCTTCATCGACCTGCCGTGGCCGAGCGTGCTGCCAGGTCTCGAAGCCGGCAAGTTCGACATGGTCGGCGGCCCGCTCACGGTGACGAAAGCGCGGATGGAACGCTACACGTATACCCTGCCCGTCGCCGACGCGACCGACGCCCTCCTGAAGCGCGCCAACGACACGAGTGTCAAGCAGTCGTCGGATATCGCGGGCAAGACGGTCGGCGCCGGCAAGGGTTCCGCGCAGCTCGACCAGTTGAAGGCATACGCCGCCACGCTGCCGAAACCGCCTGAAATCCGCGAGTATGTCGACAACAACCAGGCCTACGCCGACCTGGCCGCCGGCCGCATCGCCGCCGTCGCGAACTCGATGACGAACATCGCCTACGTCGCCAAACAGCGCCCCGAAGCCTTCGCGGTCGTGACGCCGCCCTTCGGCGCAAAGGTGTACTTCGCTTACGCGCTGCGCAAGGACGCCGACAGCAAGCCGCTCGCCGACGCATTCAACGCCGCACTGGTCAAGATGCATGACGACGGGCGTCTCGCAGCGCTGCAAAAGAAATGGTTCGGCGTCGCGATGGATGCGCCGACCACGATGCCCACGCCGAATTACTGA
- a CDS encoding 2-oxoglutarate and iron-dependent oxygenase domain-containing protein, whose product MSPVTRIPMIDLAGVRAGDPQALVRVGREIHDACTTIGFFYIINHGVPQAAIDAAEQAARRFFAFPVETKRRAAVNQRHRGFNALGDATMYQAKRPDYKEFFSIGLELPEDDPDVLAGQALRGPNNWPDFMPELRPALYGYYEAVATCGSDLLRAVAVGLGVDEHFFASRYTKRMQRTQMVYYPPQPPQSDEDQFGVAPHTDYGCITLLWQDQVGGLQVREIANDIWVEAPPIPGSFVVNVGDLLARWTNDRFRSTLHRVINASGRERYSIATFYDPTYGAMVDPHDLGVSEVERRYEPVAAGDYILGRINDSMGYRKKHAMQGTTA is encoded by the coding sequence ATGTCCCCCGTCACCCGGATCCCGATGATCGACCTTGCTGGCGTGCGAGCCGGCGATCCGCAGGCGCTTGTTCGCGTCGGCCGCGAAATTCACGACGCCTGCACGACGATCGGCTTCTTTTACATCATCAATCATGGCGTGCCGCAGGCTGCGATCGATGCCGCAGAGCAGGCCGCGCGCCGGTTCTTTGCGTTCCCCGTCGAGACGAAACGACGCGCGGCCGTGAACCAGCGGCATCGCGGCTTCAATGCGCTGGGCGACGCCACCATGTACCAGGCGAAACGTCCCGATTACAAGGAGTTTTTCAGCATCGGGCTGGAATTGCCGGAGGACGATCCCGATGTGCTTGCCGGTCAGGCCTTGCGCGGTCCGAACAACTGGCCGGATTTCATGCCGGAACTGCGTCCCGCGTTGTACGGCTATTACGAAGCGGTGGCCACGTGTGGCAGCGATCTGTTGCGCGCGGTCGCCGTCGGGCTCGGTGTCGATGAGCATTTTTTCGCGTCCCGCTATACGAAACGGATGCAACGTACGCAGATGGTCTACTACCCGCCCCAGCCTCCGCAATCCGACGAAGACCAGTTCGGCGTCGCGCCGCACACGGACTATGGCTGCATCACGCTGTTGTGGCAGGATCAGGTAGGCGGTCTGCAGGTCCGTGAAATCGCGAACGACATCTGGGTCGAGGCGCCGCCGATACCCGGCAGCTTCGTCGTCAATGTCGGCGATCTGCTGGCCCGCTGGACCAACGATCGTTTCCGCTCAACGTTGCATCGCGTGATCAATGCGTCGGGCCGCGAGCGCTATTCGATCGCGACATTTTATGATCCCACTTACGGTGCGATGGTCGATCCGCACGATCTCGGCGTGAGCGAGGTGGAGCGACGTTACGAACCCGTCGCGGCGGGCGATTACATACTCGGCCGCATTAACGATTCGATGGGCTACAGAAAGAAACACGCAATGCAGGGAACCACGGCATGA
- a CDS encoding FAD-binding oxidoreductase — protein MTTEQSAALAATLAALRDALGDDGVRTGEEIGERSMTDYTRHEPTRPAALLLPRTTEQVARALAICNDARQSVVPQGGMTGLAGGAIARATDMALSLDRLSGVEEIDSASATMTVRAGTTLQTAQEAAAEAGFELTLDLGARGSCQIGGNLATNAGGNRVIQSGTAREQVLGLEAVLANGSVLSSMSKMVKNNTGYDLKQLFIGSEGTLGVITRAVLRLHPQRVSRHTALVALDSYDAAVNLLRRLSTRFGNDIGAFEIMWPDFFDFGVSLIAGARSPFSTAHPLYALIEHASFDATDDGERFASVLTEALETEVIRDAVIAQSVADARALWAIRECTAEFPSRLDPVNFDVSLPIGEIGRFVDHCRAALDAKWPGNRSYFFGHIGDSNLHLTVDGHSVPGVEHHAVYAFVYEMLGPLHGSVSAEHGIGLLKREFLPVSRSAEELAAMRAIKRALDPNGILNPGKLL, from the coding sequence ATGACGACGGAACAGAGCGCAGCGCTGGCTGCGACGCTTGCGGCCTTGCGAGACGCGCTGGGCGACGACGGGGTACGCACCGGTGAAGAGATCGGTGAGCGGTCGATGACGGACTACACGCGGCACGAGCCGACGCGGCCCGCCGCGCTGCTGCTGCCGCGCACGACAGAACAGGTCGCGCGTGCGCTGGCGATCTGCAATGACGCACGACAGAGCGTGGTGCCGCAGGGTGGCATGACCGGGCTGGCCGGCGGCGCGATTGCGCGTGCGACGGATATGGCACTGTCGCTGGATCGCCTGTCGGGAGTCGAGGAGATCGATAGCGCATCGGCCACGATGACAGTGCGCGCCGGCACCACACTGCAAACCGCACAGGAAGCCGCGGCGGAAGCGGGCTTCGAACTCACGCTCGATCTCGGCGCACGCGGCTCGTGCCAGATCGGCGGCAATCTCGCGACGAACGCGGGCGGCAATCGCGTGATCCAGTCGGGCACCGCGCGCGAGCAGGTGCTCGGCCTCGAAGCGGTGCTGGCGAACGGCTCGGTGTTGAGCTCGATGAGCAAGATGGTGAAGAACAACACCGGTTACGACCTCAAGCAGCTGTTCATCGGTTCGGAGGGAACGCTTGGTGTCATCACGCGGGCGGTGTTGCGTCTGCATCCTCAGCGCGTGTCGCGACATACGGCGCTCGTGGCGCTCGACAGCTACGACGCAGCGGTCAACCTGCTGCGCCGCCTGTCGACCCGCTTCGGGAACGACATCGGTGCATTCGAAATCATGTGGCCGGACTTCTTCGACTTCGGCGTATCGCTGATTGCGGGAGCCCGCTCGCCGTTCTCAACGGCTCATCCGTTGTACGCGCTGATCGAACATGCGAGCTTCGATGCCACCGACGACGGCGAACGCTTCGCGTCCGTCCTCACCGAAGCGCTGGAAACAGAGGTGATCCGCGATGCCGTCATCGCACAATCGGTCGCCGATGCGCGGGCGCTGTGGGCGATCCGCGAGTGCACCGCGGAGTTTCCATCGCGGCTCGATCCGGTCAATTTCGACGTGAGCCTGCCGATCGGCGAGATCGGTCGTTTCGTCGACCATTGCCGCGCTGCGCTGGATGCAAAATGGCCGGGGAATCGTTCATATTTCTTCGGCCACATCGGCGACTCGAACCTGCATCTGACAGTCGATGGCCATTCGGTGCCGGGCGTCGAACACCACGCCGTCTATGCCTTCGTCTATGAGATGCTCGGACCGTTGCACGGCTCCGTCTCGGCGGAGCATGGCATCGGCCTGCTGAAGCGCGAATTCCTGCCGGTTTCGCGCTCGGCTGAAGAACTGGCCGCGATGCGGGCGATCAAGCGCGCGCTCGATCCGAACGGGATTCTCAATCCGGGAAAACTGCTTTAA
- a CDS encoding amino acid ABC transporter permease has product MQQFDPAVITHNIQPIAAGLATTLGTWAAGVAIGLVLGFLIAVLQLFSGRWTRGILRAYIELFRGTPFLVQLFLLYYGGPSIGLTLEPMTAGILGLGLYGSAYFAEVFRSGFQSVPPGHLEAASCLGMSRWQAVLRIQVPQMLVLIVPALTNLIIVLSKETAVLSIVTVPELTFVLTGIGSATFAFVETLLVLCFCYLALVELTSRAGMWAEHRLARFMA; this is encoded by the coding sequence ATGCAGCAATTCGACCCTGCCGTCATCACGCACAACATCCAGCCCATCGCCGCCGGTCTTGCGACCACGCTCGGCACGTGGGCCGCCGGTGTCGCAATCGGGCTCGTGCTCGGTTTTCTGATCGCCGTGCTGCAACTCTTCAGCGGACGCTGGACGCGCGGCATTCTGCGCGCGTATATCGAACTCTTTCGCGGCACGCCGTTTCTGGTGCAGCTGTTTCTGCTTTACTACGGCGGGCCTTCGATCGGTCTCACGCTTGAACCGATGACGGCCGGCATACTCGGACTCGGGCTCTATGGCAGCGCGTATTTCGCTGAAGTGTTCCGCTCCGGCTTCCAGTCGGTGCCGCCCGGACACCTCGAAGCGGCGTCCTGTCTCGGGATGTCGCGCTGGCAGGCCGTGCTGCGTATTCAGGTGCCGCAGATGCTCGTGCTGATCGTGCCTGCCCTCACGAACCTGATCATCGTGCTCAGCAAGGAAACCGCCGTGCTGTCGATCGTTACGGTGCCCGAACTCACCTTCGTGCTGACCGGCATCGGCTCGGCAACCTTTGCTTTCGTCGAGACGCTGCTCGTCCTGTGCTTCTGCTATCTCGCACTCGTCGAACTGACGTCGCGCGCCGGCATGTGGGCGGAGCACCGGCTCGCCCGTTTCATGGCATGA
- a CDS encoding amino acid ABC transporter ATP-binding protein, protein MNAMTDMPSSLSSTGTTQPRNAPLIEVRDLRKRFGENEVLRGVDLDIAKSEVVCIIGPSGSGKSTLLRCLAALETYDQGDVRIEGELLGYTERNGRRMRASQGEINRVRRNVGMVFQQFNLWPHMTALGNVMEALRRVRHLSGDDARRRALAMLETVGLAHKGDAYPAKLSGGQQQRVAIARALAMEPHIMLFDEPTSALDPELVGEVLQVMKQLARDGMTMAVVTHEMGFAAQVADKVVFIDQGRIAVEGNPRDVFHDAEQPRLRQFLQNYFDRNGFWTRSGADGEPV, encoded by the coding sequence ATGAACGCGATGACCGACATGCCCTCCTCCCTTTCCTCCACGGGCACGACCCAGCCACGCAACGCGCCGCTGATCGAAGTGCGCGACCTGCGCAAGCGCTTCGGCGAAAACGAAGTGCTGCGCGGCGTCGATCTGGACATCGCGAAGTCGGAGGTGGTCTGCATCATCGGGCCGTCGGGCTCGGGCAAGAGCACGCTGCTGCGCTGTCTGGCCGCGCTCGAGACCTACGATCAGGGCGACGTGCGGATCGAAGGCGAACTGCTCGGCTATACCGAACGCAATGGCAGGCGCATGCGCGCATCGCAGGGCGAGATCAATCGCGTCCGGCGCAACGTCGGCATGGTGTTTCAGCAGTTCAACCTGTGGCCGCACATGACGGCGCTCGGCAATGTGATGGAAGCGCTGCGGCGGGTACGTCACCTGTCGGGCGACGACGCGCGCCGGCGAGCACTCGCCATGCTCGAGACGGTCGGTCTCGCGCACAAGGGCGATGCCTATCCGGCGAAGCTTTCCGGCGGCCAGCAGCAGCGCGTCGCCATTGCGCGTGCGCTCGCGATGGAGCCGCACATCATGCTGTTCGACGAGCCGACTTCGGCGCTCGACCCGGAACTCGTCGGCGAAGTGCTGCAGGTGATGAAGCAGCTCGCACGCGACGGCATGACGATGGCCGTGGTGACACACGAGATGGGCTTCGCCGCGCAGGTCGCCGACAAGGTTGTGTTCATCGACCAGGGGCGTATTGCCGTGGAAGGCAATCCCCGCGATGTCTTTCATGATGCGGAGCAGCCGCGTCTGCGGCAGTTCCTGCAGAACTACTTCGATCGCAATGGGTTCTGGACACGCAGCGGCGCCGACGGAGAACCCGTATGA
- a CDS encoding alpha/beta fold hydrolase: protein MNRLSSAVQAMKPHYQVLVVGSGYGGAIAASRMARAGCDVCLLERGREFMAGEFPSTPLEGAAQMQYNTEEAHLGSPLALLEVHVNAEVNAVVGCGLGGTSLINANVALKPDERLWRDPRWPASVRNDIDGLRTGYQRAWDMLQPSPVPDDFPRLPKLDALQASAQTLGWAKQFSRPPVTVTFRNGKNAAGVEQARCIGCGDCNSGCNHLAKNSTHMNYLPDAVAHGAQIFTGVAVHSVVRDNDPAKWRVQYQLVGLGRDIYDAPDLSVTADVVIISAGTLGSTALLLRSKEAGLSVSEELGKHFSGNGDVLAFAFNTDKEINGVGWGTHTDGSIPAVGPTICGLIDHRATPDVKDGFVIEEGSLAAPIGGAMLELLGGSDLFEGVKVPHLPGEGALDAQGRILEGLLRGPYHGAMRNTQTYLVMAHDDEAGEIRVQNGRPRIKWPKAGEQPIYRTVENALITATQALGGTYLRNPISTDLFKDRLVTVHPLGGCGMGEDARHGVVDESGRVFTGAADNAVHDGLYVMDGSVMPMSLGVNPLLTISALAERNCARLAKRYEWTIDYRAVDRSAPEPVTKVGLRFTEHMVGDYTPAGAGDAVNMSFTATIISDDLDDMMKNPSHEAQMAGTLTCAALSAQPLTISNGRFNLFVVDENHVDRRDMNYRMTLQSAEGKPYYLFGQKIITHTSPSELWKQTNTLYAEIRDSEAGDAAPIGRATLIITPENFLKQSTTYDITNAPDMETRLAWATKFGKFFGGVLLTEYGGVFAPLDYVDPYAPPRVKRPLRAPLPQVSFFDTEDGKRLRLTRYQGGDRGPVLLIHGSGVSSRMFATDMIGTNLVEYLCALDYDVWLVDLRTSIELPSAAEPTNGDLVAKYDIPAAVAKVIELSGQASIQVVAHCFGAVALTMSLLSRQDRLKGVRSVVLSQVSAHLDPPLLGEIKAGLHVPQLLEHLGIKDMTAFTQHANWPKNLLDEALRVYPVEHDEECDNAICHRATFMYGLLYEHAQLDELLHQNLQELLGVHDVALFSHLAAIVRAGHLVNAEGEDVYMNDLDGLNRPIAFIHGAENRVYAPASTEKTYNMLVGAFGPDNYERHVIDGYGHLDCMFGKNAAADVYPYIARQLNAYARPGSGPGASAAAGETMRGAACGPRSVLLRMLKAVFPD, encoded by the coding sequence ATGAACCGCTTGTCCAGCGCCGTTCAGGCGATGAAACCGCATTACCAGGTCCTGGTTGTCGGGTCGGGTTATGGAGGCGCCATCGCGGCTAGCCGCATGGCGCGCGCCGGGTGCGACGTCTGCCTGCTCGAACGCGGCCGCGAGTTCATGGCGGGCGAGTTTCCTTCGACACCGCTCGAGGGCGCCGCGCAGATGCAGTACAACACGGAAGAAGCGCATCTGGGGTCGCCGCTAGCGCTGCTCGAAGTGCACGTCAATGCCGAAGTCAACGCGGTGGTGGGTTGCGGACTCGGCGGCACGTCGTTGATCAACGCGAATGTCGCGCTCAAACCGGATGAACGTCTGTGGCGGGATCCGCGCTGGCCCGCCTCCGTGCGCAACGACATCGATGGACTGCGCACCGGTTACCAGCGCGCATGGGATATGCTGCAACCGTCGCCGGTACCGGACGATTTTCCGCGCCTGCCCAAGCTCGACGCGCTTCAAGCCTCCGCGCAGACGCTTGGGTGGGCAAAGCAGTTCTCACGCCCCCCCGTCACTGTCACGTTCAGGAACGGCAAAAACGCAGCCGGCGTCGAACAGGCTCGCTGTATCGGCTGCGGCGACTGCAACTCCGGCTGCAACCATCTCGCGAAAAATTCCACCCATATGAACTATCTGCCGGATGCGGTTGCACATGGCGCGCAGATTTTCACGGGTGTCGCGGTGCATTCCGTGGTGCGCGACAACGATCCAGCGAAGTGGCGAGTGCAGTATCAACTGGTTGGCCTCGGCCGGGACATTTACGATGCACCTGACCTGTCTGTCACCGCCGACGTCGTGATCATCTCGGCCGGCACGCTCGGTTCGACGGCGCTCCTCTTGCGCTCGAAGGAAGCCGGCCTCTCCGTCTCCGAAGAGCTCGGCAAGCATTTCTCCGGCAACGGCGACGTGCTCGCCTTCGCGTTCAACACAGACAAGGAGATCAACGGCGTCGGCTGGGGCACGCACACGGACGGCTCGATTCCGGCCGTGGGTCCGACCATATGCGGGTTGATCGATCATCGCGCCACCCCCGATGTGAAAGACGGCTTCGTCATCGAGGAAGGTTCGCTCGCGGCGCCGATCGGGGGAGCCATGCTGGAGTTGCTCGGCGGTTCGGATCTGTTCGAAGGCGTGAAAGTGCCCCACCTGCCCGGCGAAGGTGCCCTCGACGCTCAAGGCCGCATTCTGGAAGGTTTGCTGCGCGGCCCCTATCACGGCGCCATGCGCAACACGCAGACGTATCTGGTAATGGCCCACGACGACGAAGCGGGCGAGATCCGCGTTCAGAATGGCCGCCCCCGCATCAAATGGCCGAAGGCGGGTGAGCAGCCGATCTACAGGACCGTGGAGAACGCGCTGATCACGGCTACCCAGGCGCTCGGCGGCACCTACCTGCGCAACCCGATTTCCACCGACCTGTTCAAGGACCGGCTCGTCACCGTCCATCCTCTCGGCGGCTGCGGGATGGGGGAAGACGCAAGACACGGCGTGGTCGACGAGTCCGGCCGCGTGTTCACCGGCGCGGCGGACAACGCGGTGCACGACGGCCTGTACGTGATGGACGGCTCCGTGATGCCGATGTCGCTCGGCGTGAATCCATTGCTGACGATCTCCGCGCTCGCCGAGCGCAACTGCGCCCGGCTTGCGAAGCGATACGAATGGACCATCGATTACCGCGCCGTCGACAGGTCCGCTCCTGAGCCGGTCACGAAGGTCGGCCTGCGCTTTACGGAACACATGGTGGGCGATTACACGCCCGCCGGCGCGGGCGATGCGGTCAACATGAGCTTCACGGCGACCATCATCTCGGACGATCTCGACGACATGATGAAGAACCCCAGCCACGAAGCGCAGATGGCAGGCACGCTCACCTGTGCCGCCCTGTCGGCGCAACCGCTGACGATCTCGAATGGCCGCTTCAATCTGTTCGTCGTGGATGAAAATCATGTCGACCGGCGCGACATGAACTACCGGATGACGCTTCAGTCGGCCGAAGGCAAGCCGTACTACCTGTTCGGACAGAAGATCATCACGCACACGAGCCCGAGCGAACTGTGGAAGCAGACCAACACGCTCTATGCCGAGATACGTGACTCGGAGGCCGGCGACGCCGCGCCCATCGGCCGCGCGACACTCATCATCACGCCGGAAAATTTCCTCAAGCAGTCGACCACTTACGACATCACCAACGCGCCAGACATGGAAACGCGTCTCGCGTGGGCCACGAAATTCGGCAAGTTCTTCGGCGGTGTGCTGCTCACCGAATACGGCGGCGTCTTCGCCCCGCTCGACTATGTCGATCCTTACGCGCCACCGCGCGTCAAGCGCCCCCTGCGTGCTCCACTGCCGCAGGTCTCCTTCTTCGATACCGAAGACGGCAAGAGACTGCGGCTCACGCGCTATCAAGGCGGCGATAGAGGTCCGGTGCTGCTGATTCACGGCTCCGGCGTATCGAGCCGGATGTTTGCGACGGACATGATCGGCACGAATCTCGTCGAATACCTGTGTGCGCTCGACTATGACGTGTGGCTGGTCGATCTGCGCACGAGTATCGAACTGCCGAGCGCGGCGGAGCCCACCAACGGCGATCTGGTGGCGAAATACGACATTCCTGCGGCCGTCGCCAAGGTGATCGAGCTATCGGGCCAGGCCAGCATCCAGGTCGTCGCACACTGCTTCGGCGCGGTTGCGCTGACGATGTCCCTCCTGTCCCGGCAGGACAGGCTGAAAGGCGTGCGCTCGGTCGTGCTGTCGCAGGTGTCGGCGCATCTCGACCCGCCGCTGCTGGGCGAAATCAAGGCCGGACTGCATGTGCCGCAACTCCTCGAGCATCTCGGCATCAAGGACATGACGGCCTTCACGCAGCACGCGAACTGGCCGAAGAACCTGCTGGACGAAGCGCTGCGCGTGTATCCCGTCGAGCATGATGAAGAATGCGACAACGCCATCTGCCATCGTGCGACGTTCATGTACGGCCTGCTATACGAGCATGCGCAGCTCGACGAGCTGCTGCATCAGAACCTGCAGGAATTGCTTGGAGTGCACGATGTCGCGCTTTTCAGCCACCTGGCAGCGATCGTCCGCGCGGGGCATCTCGTGAACGCGGAGGGCGAAGATGTCTACATGAATGATCTCGACGGCTTGAACCGGCCGATCGCCTTCATCCACGGAGCCGAGAACCGCGTGTACGCACCCGCCAGCACTGAGAAGACGTACAACATGCTGGTCGGCGCGTTTGGGCCGGACAACTACGAGCGCCATGTGATCGACGGCTACGGGCATCTCGACTGCATGTTCGGCAAGAATGCCGCCGCCGATGTCTATCCGTATATCGCCAGGCAGCTGAACGCTTATGCCAGGCCTGGTTCTGGTCCTGGCGCCTCTGCTGCGGCGGGCGAAACCATGCGAGGCGCGGCGTGCGGGCCGCGTTCTGTCCTGTTGCGCATGCTTAAAGCAGTTTTCCCGGATTGA
- a CDS encoding amino acid ABC transporter permease, with protein MFSTTVFIQGLPLLFHAAIATVGISLTGLVIGFFVAIGVCSARLSAYRAARMFGGAYVFFFRGVPMLVQLLLVYYLLPFVGINVSPLVAAISAVSLCSASYIAEILRGGFLSIPPGQLEAARMLGLSPFDMLRRIQVPQAFRLTLPSLVNEMVLLIKASSLISVVGVAEITRTAQNIAASTYRPLEAYVAAGLIYFVICGVLALVAHTAEYRLQHA; from the coding sequence ATGTTCAGCACGACCGTCTTCATCCAGGGTTTGCCACTGCTCTTTCACGCGGCCATCGCCACGGTCGGGATTTCGCTGACCGGGCTCGTGATCGGCTTCTTCGTCGCGATCGGCGTGTGTTCGGCGCGGCTCTCCGCGTATCGCGCCGCACGCATGTTCGGCGGCGCGTACGTGTTCTTCTTTCGCGGCGTGCCGATGCTGGTGCAGCTGTTGCTCGTCTATTACCTGCTGCCGTTCGTCGGTATCAACGTGTCGCCGCTCGTGGCCGCGATCAGCGCGGTGTCGTTGTGTTCCGCGTCGTATATCGCGGAGATCCTGCGCGGCGGCTTCCTGAGCATTCCGCCGGGACAGCTCGAAGCCGCCCGCATGCTCGGCCTCTCGCCGTTCGACATGCTGCGGCGCATTCAGGTGCCGCAGGCGTTCCGGCTCACGTTGCCTTCGCTCGTCAACGAAATGGTGCTGCTGATCAAGGCTTCATCGCTGATTTCGGTGGTCGGCGTGGCTGAAATCACGCGCACCGCGCAGAACATCGCGGCCAGCACGTACCGTCCGCTCGAAGCGTATGTCGCGGCCGGACTGATCTACTTCGTCATCTGCGGAGTGCTGGCGCTGGTTGCGCACACCGCCGAATACCGTTTGCAGCACGCCTGA
- the hutC gene encoding histidine utilization repressor — protein MAGNGSASSPKAMPVYEQIKRYVVNRIAEGVWKPGGLIPSEAELVKEFGVARMTVSRALRELTTERVLTRVQGSGTYVAPRHYESTVLEIRNIADEIAARGHRHTARVLTLEPGDDPLALDALGLSTGPVFHSRIVHEEEGEPIQYEDRYVNPKVFPAYLEQDFTVETPNHYMVRLAPIQRAEFRIYAQKPDAHVRRHLMMEIGEPCLMLWRRTWVGVDVATSVQLWHPASRFHLAGNV, from the coding sequence ATGGCGGGCAACGGCAGCGCCTCATCGCCAAAAGCGATGCCCGTTTACGAGCAGATCAAGCGCTACGTCGTGAATCGCATCGCCGAAGGCGTCTGGAAGCCGGGCGGACTGATTCCGTCCGAAGCCGAACTCGTGAAGGAGTTCGGCGTGGCGCGCATGACGGTGTCGCGCGCGTTGCGTGAGCTGACCACCGAGCGCGTATTGACGCGCGTGCAGGGCTCGGGCACGTATGTCGCGCCGCGGCACTATGAATCGACTGTACTCGAGATCCGCAATATCGCCGACGAAATCGCGGCCCGCGGCCATCGCCATACCGCCCGCGTGCTGACGCTCGAGCCGGGCGACGATCCGCTGGCGCTCGATGCGCTTGGCCTGTCCACGGGGCCGGTGTTCCATTCGCGAATCGTGCACGAGGAAGAGGGCGAGCCGATCCAGTACGAAGACCGCTATGTGAACCCGAAGGTGTTTCCGGCGTATCTGGAGCAGGATTTCACGGTCGAGACACCGAACCACTACATGGTGCGGCTCGCGCCGATCCAGCGCGCGGAGTTTCGCATCTACGCGCAGAAACCCGATGCGCACGTGCGCAGGCATCTGATGATGGAGATCGGCGAGCCGTGCCTGATGTTGTGGCGCAGGACGTGGGTTGGCGTCGACGTGGCGACGTCGGTGCAGTTATGGCATCCGGCCTCGCGCTTTCACCTCGCGGGGAACGTTTGA
- the hutC gene encoding histidine utilization repressor, translated as MSPSPTRPKRAGKPDSAAPVAANQATTCAAARGGGAQGGTSSARVAAPPAARYEQVKNYIRNTIESGARRPGDRIPSELDLVAALGVSRMTVNRALRELTDEGLLTRISGVGTFVAQAKPQSTLLMIAHIGDEIRSRGHEYTYETLLTQRETAPANVSNALGLAPGASVFHVICVHRENGLPVQLEDRYVNPAVAPDFILQDFSVIRPSEYLFTNVPAHDVEHIVDAGLPTRAEAALLEIAEGEPCLTLVRRTWTSGVAVTFARFVHPGTRYRLGCRFAPVTSHRQD; from the coding sequence ATGTCCCCATCCCCTACCCGCCCGAAGCGCGCCGGCAAGCCTGATAGCGCGGCGCCCGTCGCGGCGAACCAGGCCACCACGTGCGCAGCCGCGCGTGGCGGCGGCGCGCAGGGCGGCACGTCCAGCGCGAGAGTGGCCGCGCCGCCTGCTGCGCGTTACGAGCAGGTGAAGAACTACATCCGCAATACGATCGAATCCGGTGCGCGACGGCCCGGCGACCGCATTCCGTCCGAACTCGATCTGGTCGCCGCGCTCGGCGTGTCGCGCATGACCGTCAACCGCGCGCTACGCGAACTCACCGACGAAGGTTTGTTGACCCGCATCTCGGGCGTCGGCACCTTCGTCGCGCAGGCGAAGCCGCAGTCCACCCTGCTGATGATTGCCCACATCGGCGACGAGATCCGCTCACGGGGCCATGAATATACGTATGAGACGCTGCTCACACAGCGGGAAACCGCGCCCGCGAACGTATCGAACGCATTGGGACTCGCGCCGGGCGCGTCGGTGTTTCATGTGATCTGCGTGCATCGCGAAAACGGGCTGCCGGTGCAGCTTGAAGACCGCTACGTGAATCCGGCCGTTGCGCCGGACTTCATCCTGCAGGACTTTTCGGTGATCCGGCCTTCGGAGTATCTGTTCACGAACGTGCCCGCGCACGACGTGGAGCATATCGTCGATGCGGGTTTGCCGACGCGCGCCGAAGCAGCGTTGCTTGAGATCGCGGAGGGAGAGCCTTGCCTGACGCTCGTGCGGCGAACGTGGACGAGCGGCGTGGCCGTCACGTTCGCGCGTTTCGTGCATCCGGGTACGCGTTACCGGCTCGGCTGCCGGTTTGCACCCGTTACATCACATCGTCAGGACTGA